One genomic region from Sciurus carolinensis chromosome 2, mSciCar1.2, whole genome shotgun sequence encodes:
- the Gatm gene encoding glycine amidinotransferase, mitochondrial: MLRVRCLRGGSRGAEAVHYIGSRLGRTFTGWVQRTFQSTQAATASSRNSCAADDKVTDPLPKDCPVSSYNEWDPLEEVIVGRAENACVPPFTVEVKANTYEKYWPFYQKYGGHCFPKDHLKKAVAEIEEMCNILKMEGVTVRRPDPIDWSFKYKTPDFESTGLYSAMPRDILIVVGNEIIEAPMAWRARFFEYRAYRSIIKDYFHRGAKWTTAPKPTMADELYDQDYPIHSVEDRHKLAAQGKFVTTEFEPCFDAADFIRAGRDIFAQRSQVTNYLGIEWMRRHLAPEYRVHIISFKDPNPMHIDATFNIIGPGLVLSNPDRPCHQIDLFKKAGWTIVTPPIPVIPDDHPLWMSSKWLSMNVLMLDEKRVMVDANEVPIQKMFEKLGISTIKVNIRHANSLGGGFHCWTCDVRRRGTLQSYFD, from the exons ATGCTGCGGGTGCGGTGTCTGCGCGGCGGGAGCCGCGGAGCCGAAGCGGTGCACTACATCGGGTCTCGG CTTGGAAGAACCTTCACAGGATGGGTGCAGCGAACTTTCCAGAGCACCCAGGCAGCTACAGCTTCCTCCCGGAACTCCTGTGCAGCTGATGACAAGGTCACAGATCCTCTGCCCAAGGACTGCCCTGTCTCCTCTTACAACGAATGGGACCCTTTAGAGGAAGTGATAGTGGGCAGAGCAGAAAATGCCTGTGTCCCACCATTTACAGTGGAGGTGAAG GCCAACACATATGAAAAGTACTGGCCATTTTACCAGAAGTATGGAGGCCATTGTTTTCCCAAAGATCATTTGAAAAAGGCTGTTGCTGAAATTGAAGAAatgtgcaatattttaaaaatggaaggagTGACTGTGAGAAGGCCTGACCCCATTGACTGGTCGTTTAAATATAAAACTCCTGATTTTGAGTCTACGG GTTTATACAGTGCGATGCCTCGAGACATCCTAATAGTGGTGGGAAATGAGATTATAGAGGCTCCCATGGCATGGCGTGCTCGCTTCTTTGAATATCGAGCATACAGGTCAATTATCAAAGACTACTTCCATCGGGGTGCCAAGTGGACAACGGCTCCTAAGCCCACAATGGCTGATGAGCTTTATGACCAG GATTATCCCATCCATTCTGTGGAAGACAGACACAAATTGGCTGCTCAGGGAAAATTTGTGACGACTGAGTTTGAGCCGTGCTTTGATGCTGCTGACTTCATTCGAGCTGGAAGAGATATTTTTGCACAGAGAAGCCAG gttACAAACTACTTGGGCATTGAATGGATGCGTAGACATCTTGCCCCAGAATACAGAGTACATATCATCTCCTTTAAAGACCCCAATCCAATGCATATTGATGCCACCTTCAATATCATTGGACCTGGTCTTGTGCTTTCCAACCCTGACCGACCCTGTCACCAG ATTGATCTTTTCAAGAAAGCAGGATGGACCATAGTTACTCCTCCAATACCAGTCATCCCAGATG ATCACCCACTCTGGATGTCATCCAAATGGCTTTCCATGAATGTCTTAATGCTAGATGAGAAACGTGTTATGGTGGATGCCAATGAAGTCCCGATTCAAAAGATGTTTGAGAAGCTGG GTATCAGTACCATCAAGGTCAACATTCGTCACGCCAACTCCCTGGGAGGAGGCTTCCACTGCTGGACCTGCGATGTCCGGCGCCGGGGCACTCTGCAGTCCTACTTCGACTGA